The Rosa rugosa chromosome 1, drRosRugo1.1, whole genome shotgun sequence genomic sequence gTTCCCTtagaaaatcctttttcctatctccccctaacgacgggaagactgtctcatcaaagtgacaatccgcaaatctatcGGTAAAaagatcacctgtcaagggttctaagtaacGGATAATTattggggattcgtatccaacataaatacttaatcgtctctgggGATCCATTTTGGTGcactgtgggggcgcaataggcacatatactgcgcaaccaaatatgcgtaagtgtgaaatgtcaggctcatatccagttaccaactggtacgcagaaaatggttggctagcagtgggtctgaaacgaataagtaaagctgcgtgtaatattgcataaccccatgcagatatagtcaggttggtgcgcataaccaatgccctagccaccatctgtagccttttgatggtggcttctgcgagaccattttgtgtttGCACATGGGGTATAGGATGCTCTACATCTATctcaatagacatgcaataatcatcaaatgcttttgatgtaaactctccagcgttatcaagacttatagacttgatagggtgatcagggtggtgagcccttaaacgtataatctgtgctaggagttttgcaaatgcagcatttcttgtggacaataatgcgacatgtgaccagtgtgtcgaagcatccaccagaaccataaagtacttgaatggtccacattctggatggataggtccacagatatctccttgtatccttttaagaatggaatgttttgttttgtgtctttaGCATAgaaaggtctcgatcctgtttttgctaaagaccaggatttgcaaaacgagtgatgtgcctttgaaatagtcaatgaggcataatgggatggaggtagtgcttctggtacttcagaaggcaatggctgcatttgagcagtactaggaccgacaccttgcaatgtggcggatttttgtcccattttatttttcacttgaaagaatggatgtctgtgtgaggcataatgggatggaggtagtcaatgaggcataatgggatggaggtagtgcttctggtacttcagaaggcaatggctgcatttgagcagtactaggaccgacaccttgcaatgtggcggatttttgtcccattttatttttcacttgaaagaatggatgtctgtgtgagttctttaaaatacggatcatcatgtcacgaccggggtgccctaggcggtcatgccaaagcttttatgagtcagtgtcccacatttcattgttggtgacagcataggattcaatgatcaaaatagtagtgaggtacagtccactagattgactcataagtttctctcaaatgtgtttccttccacattcattagaggtaatataaaggtatttagtttcattctcacagtgtgtttctacatgataaTCATTGGCacaaatatttttgaaacttaacaaggttcgattagctcttggtgcatacagagtgTTTATGACTTTAAATATTGTGCCGTTAGGTAGCAAAAATTTGGCATTTCCTCgcccttttattacttgtgatgatccaatcatcgtagtcacagaggaattataggctattaattcaatgaataattgcctattccttaatatggtgtgggtagtcccactatcaactaagcactcaagttctcctcgattcattcctacaaataaatgggaggtattgttaattaatttgaaaatacatctcatattctttagagtatttctatttgcGTAGAATGGtattcttttcattctaataatttttcctttttctagatgtattgctttacatctttatagtgctatttcgaaccatgcatgtagtaaataaaatcgaataaattcaatgcttcagaataaaatccaaaatttattagtaagccaacgataatcaaatcaaggtcttgttcagaaatctaatttaTCAACTCTTTCCTGTTTGACGGAAGGGTTCTTACGTGCCcagcaccttgtttccatgaccactagggccagcaccaccatctctgaGCCATACATTAatgggagggcctccacggcACATACCACGACCCCACGTCCCttgccacgtggtgcattgttgccacgtgggtagggatcagcatgtccaaccccctttgctttggggttctttccacctttttctttgccataattagcctcgggaatttttttttgtcccaacaggcctggcattgttgttcaaaagaatctcattatgcctctcaaccacttgcagtaggttgatcagcttattgaaggtagtgattcttttgttgtcatactccaacctatactggttcgctagtataagtgctgaagtaggaaaggtgGAAAGATTCTTTTCGATCATATCATTTTCTGTGAGTTCCCTTCCACAGAAAATGAGACGTGCCTTGAGGCGCAACATGTCTTTGTTGAAGTCATTtacccttttgtagtcaagtaagcggatttcattccactgaacggtcaGTTCTGGGAGTAAAGTGTCATGAAtattcccaaaacgtcccttaagggcatcccacagttctttgggtgtcttcagcTGAAGGTATTCCCAGcataggctaggatcaatatgtcgcctcagaaatattaaggcatttgctttcaccttattagacGGTAcatcatctttggggtcggtaatggtggcagtgtagtcttttgccacaaagacagtttctacatcggaaacccaacgatggtactcaagtccttttgagtccaagatgtcaaattcaggttgagttggatcagccatttggttttgagaaaataaaacaatcctagcgcacgcgattgttgatgcaggcgtgcgtagcgatgtttttttttttgttctttcgaGCTTCTGCTGGGCCTTCTGATttgtagggctgggcacggtcccagaccggcacCACTTTTACAGGGACAGGGACCGGAACCGGCGGAGGTACTTCGGGCCGGACTTGCAGATGCAGAGAACATGGACCGGCTTAAACCCGGACCGGCACAAAACGGGCCGGTTTATCCGGGCTTTcggttccttcttcttcttcttctttcttcctctgAAAAAACCCACCATTAACAAAGATTCAACCTTTAAAACCAACCCACCATTACCAAAGACTCAACCTTTACATCATACCCAACACCCAAAGATTCAACCTTTACGTAGTTTCCTCACCTCACAAAGCGCCCAATCACCCAATCCCCGTCACCCTCATCCCCTCAGCCACCGCAGCCCCACCGCACCCACCTCCTCGTCCCACTCGCCGGCGTCGCAAAATCACCAGCAACCGTGGCTGAGGATGCGAGGAGGAGAATAGACAACGGGGATGGGGTCTTTAGTTTTTGGAGGAGAAGCAAAGCTGGGGACTTGGGGTTGACTGGCTgaagataaagaagaagaagaagaaaaatcccTCGAGTTGGGGATTGGGGTTGACTGgctgaagagagaagaagagagaaggatTGTGCGGCTGAGGATGTAGAAGAATATTTATATTGGGGTGAGGATTACATGCGGTAAGGTGTACATTCTAATAGTATAGACCCCAAAAACTAACCTCTAAATGGAGGACACATACACATATTCGGGTTTTCCGGTCCACGAAGTCAGCGAAAGTCAAGGACCGGGACCGGACCGGCAACACTGCGTAATGGGACCGAACCGGACCGAAAGCAGTCATTTTAAGTGtaaaacccgacccgaaccggccGGTCTGGATTGGTTCCTTCCggttttttggtcatttttgcCCACCCCTAGGCCGGAGGGCCTGTTTCCCTTTTTTTCTGGGCCGCAGGGCCCTTTTTTATTTGGGTCGGCTCTTTACTTTGGGTCGGGtcactccctttttttttcttcttctccgcgtcttcttcttctgcaagtcGGGCTGGAGGCGCTGGGTTCTGCAAGGCGGGCTGGAGGCGCTGGGCTCTGCAAGGCAGGGAGAAGCACATGGGTGGGCAGGGGAGGAGGTTGTTGTTGGGCTTGCTGCTTGCGGGGAAGGGGAGGCTGGCAGCGTGCTGGGCTTGCAGGCGCTGGGGTGGGCTGCTCTGGGTTGCTGCAGGCGTGAGCGAGGCCGTGAACTGGGCGGTGTAGCAGCAGCTGGACGCGGGGGCAGTGGGCTGCCTTGGATGAGTTGAGTGCCCAAGCGGTTGGGTGCCCTTAGCAATTCGATGGAGGCCGGTCTGTTGCAAGGGAGATGGAGGCCGGACGGGGCCGGTCTGGtcagggaatttttttttttttttgttggtggcggcagaaaagaaattttttttcttttagggttttggttttttttttttcaacggAAAGAAGAtagaaaattagggtttttttctTAGCTATTGGCTCTAAACGTGCtaataacgtgtaaaagtaaattggaattaaaattggtctactaatttcatttcatagcccctttatgtagggatagaattacactGGAAACATTGATTAACAtcaattataataataatagtaaatGCTGATTGTGATGTGATTGCAATTCCTTGATTCTCTCTTTCGTCAGTTTCTTTGAcaaaggcacataatgtgcttttcctttaaGCTCCCGAAAAAGACATCATATGGACTGGATTAAAAGGGTCCGTCATCCTAAAATTAGAATTCAGTTCGATCTATGCTATGATTTATCATTCCTGGACGTTAATAAGATCCTTCCATTTAGCAGCACCGGGGATGGCATAGCCAAACAACAAtttataacattttttttttaaatcaagaTTAATTAGAAAGAACGAAAACAGAGAGATACTTAATTTCTTTGATCGGTATGATCAGTATGAAGAGTGTACTCTAAAACCCTTATCCCTCCTACAAGGGATTTAGTTCCCCAAGGAACAAACAGAGAGTTATTATTCACTATTCAGTCACCACCCCCAAAAGGCCAAATCTTTAAAACCTCGTGACAGTCTGCTACACTCATAATCTTGAATCGTGTTGTGCGTGAATGTCAGCGCATTTGCCATTAGTGACCTACACGTTCTCTCCTCTCACTTGCATTTCGGATCACCACAagaccttttctctctctctcagctcaaTAATATTCCAACCCTCAGCCCCatccacctctctctctcaccctttTGAGAAATTCAACAACAACCCACCACAGAAAAAGCCAAGGAGACAAAATCCCAATTCTCCCTTTTGCTTTATTCTCTGCTCATTTTTGCTTCTGGGCTCTTCTCCTTTCTTTCTGCCTCTGAATTCTTGGGTTTTCTGAAACCACCGCAAATTCCTTCACTTTCTGTCATTCTGTGCCAATTCCCCAACAGGGTTTCTCTCATTTTTGCCCCTCTGGTTCATAAAGCAAGAAGCTTTGATTATGGTTTTGCTGTAATGggtttctttgtttcttgtgaaAAGTGGTCATAGCTAGTtggtgtttttggttttggggcTAGTCTTTGAGTTCAAAGGACATGGGTGGAGGACAGAAGAGTGACAAAGAAAAAGTGGAGGAAGAAGATACTGATAATGAAGCAGGAGAGGGACTTCCCAGGCAGATGAGTGAGACTTCTGTTTCTGCAgctgaggatgatgatgatgaagaaaacAGCAACAAGATTCAGTTGGGTCCTCAATGCACTCTCAAAGAACAGATTGAGAAGGATAAGGTGTGTGTTTTAcccttttttattattattattatttttatgtgAATTATTAATGGGTGGTTGACTCTGTTTTTGCTACTTTGGTGGTGGTTGACTTTTGTATCAGGATGATGAGAGCTTGAGGAGGTGGAAGGAACAACTTCTTGGGGCCGTGGATTTTGAGAGTGTTGGAGGTATTAAAGTTTTACTAGAATTGCATTTCAAATATCTGAATTTGATGTCAATTTTCTTTTGACTTTGATTTTTTACCGTTGATGATTGCCAACGAGCAAAGTGGTTCTgaaaataattgaagtgtaACTTTTTCTGAGACTGTTTTCTTCAAGGTCTTGTCTCTTTCTTGCTTTGCTAATGATTCCTTATCTTAACAATAGTTGCATCTTAATAATTGATCACTATGAAGACTCAATGTTTTCTGGCTATGCTGCTTGTTCATAAAGAAACTATCATGCAAGAATTGTACTTGTTTTAAATTTGATTATTAGAATTCCACTATCAATCGTCATGTTGCTTATATAGGGAGATAGAAAAAAGACTACAGATCATCTTAGACACTGTTGTGACATATGCCTACGACGAAGTTATTTGATGTAAATATGGTAATGCAATGGCATCATGTTTGACCAGCCTATAATGTGCAAATAAATTTGCGGAATTTGGAATAATAATGATTATGTGCATTAGTTTGCTCTTTAATGATACATGAATCGGGACCTTTCATTACCCCTGTCTCAGAATTCAACCATCTCAAAAACCTGCCATTTGATATTGCTGTTTGTGGATGGTTGAGAGTTAAATCCCAACCCCCATTCCAAAAAGGGAGAACTTGCCGCATATAGGACCTGTGTATGATAGAGTTGTAGTATAATTTCCGTAATTCTTCAGTTTAGGAATTTAATGATCGTTCACTCATCTTTCATTTCACTAGAATGTTCCAAACTTCCAAAATCTTGTTTCCTCCAATCTTATGGAAGATAAAGAAGAGGAATCTGTCATATTGCTTTTGTTTTCCCCCTCGTTCTGCATTCAACTTACTGGTACAGTTGGTCATCTTTATTGGGTTGCTTTTGTTTTCCTCCTCGTCCAGCATTCAACTTACTGGTACAGACGTACAGTTGGTCATCTTTACTAGAGAATTCTACAATAGTACCATTCTTTACTAATTTCATAGTAAGCCTGTATATATAGAAATAATTATTTGGCTTTCTGCAATCCAAGGCTCTCTAATATCTTACAGTCTGTGAAGACCATGAATTTCAATATAAAGTATGTGTTATCCATCTGTTTCCTCatttttttaaattgttttattttttgccTTCTTGCTTATAccacttcttttccttcttttactACAGAAACTCTAGACCCAGAAGTAAAGATTATTAGCCTCTCAATCCTCACTCCTGATAGACCTGacattgttcttgatgttccgGACAATGGAAAACCCAAAGGCTTGTGGTTTACTCTGAAGGAAGGTAGTCCTCACAACTTGAAATTCTCCTTCCGAGTTAGCAATAACATTGTATCTGGCCTCAAGTACACCAATACTGTTTGGAAAACCGGCGTCAAGGGTAAGTCATTTGCATCTTAGTTCTTTTCTAAAGTTACATTGAAACATCATGCACTTGAGTGGTTCCATTCACACAGATTTTAATTTCAGTGGACAGCACAAAAGAGATGATTGGAACCTTCAGTCCTCAGCCAGAGCCATACACACATGTGATGCCAGAAGTGGTCACACCTTCCGGCATGTTTGCAAGAGGATCATATTCTGCAAGATCAAAGGTAAACCTGGACTAGTTAAAGTTACTTGCACAAATCTTACTAGAATGCAGTATTTTTACCATTAAATTTAGCAGTCAAAATTGCTTCTAAGTAATTGAAGTAAGGATCAAATGTAATATAGTCATAATTCCCAAGTCTCAATCTGTTCTCTCTTCTGATCTGTCTTTTGTAGTTTCTCGACGATGATAACAAGTGCTACTTGGAAATCAATTACACCTTTGATATTCGAAAGGAATGGGCTGCGTGCTAGCATCTCTTTCATCCAGATGATGTTCTTACTCCACAATTACTTTGAAGATTTTTCCCATTAATGACGCCCATTTACTATTTACTTCCTTGGTTATGTGAAGTTGATTACTAGTTTTTTCTGTATGTGGTTAATTTTCATAACACTGGATTGCAAAGGAAGAGAGAAGTTGTTTTTGTGAGGGGATTCTTTGGTTACTACCTGTAATAAAAGGTGAGCTTAGATTGTATTTCTGATACTAGCATTTGTATGGTGTTTGGTTTTACTATCTGGTAACAACATTGTACAATCTTATCTTTGGATTCTTTAGCCGAAGCTAACTCGGACATGCTGTTGCTTTATTTCTGGATTTATCTCCAAATGGGTCTTTCCCAACTGAAATCATTGATAATAATCGAAGCATTGGGCCATCCTGATTGTCAAATGGGTCATAGCTCATTAAGCAGTTGGGCAATTTTGAGCTAATCTTAATTGACAACTTCAAGAAGCCATTGTTGCATTGTGTTGGTGAAGGATGCTTGTAATTCACACTCGAGCAGTCAAGCATGAGTTTATTAATATTGAGTCCAGATTCCAGGTTCAAGGTGAGCATTCATTTTCTAGTATGAAAACAGAGCAGGGGTTTGAATTGTTCAAAATTGTCACTCTCAGTGGAAACTCGAAAGTGGCATTGCCCTTTTTAAATGGGGAAAATGGATTATAAGGTTCCAAGATCAACAACCACGGATGAAAGGAACTGAGAAGTCTAATTGGAATTAGAATCAGCTTGATTGAGCTATCTTAGCTGCTTTTCTGCACCTGAAAATAACTCACcatcctctcacctcatgacTAATATCATACATGTAGGTTTTTGTGTTGTAACATTGATGTTTTTGGACTGGTTATTGTACTTTTACTTCCTTCAAGTTTTTTCATTACTTATATGAATGTAAATTATCCTCCCCCACTTATGAATTAACTTTTTCTTAGAGCAAAGGTAATGACATTTAgaggggtgtattcatttaagagtctacaagatttttttgtatattaaaagtctatgggtatttaactgagattttaaacaatcaTTTAAAATCTTagtgtattcaattaagatttaaaattatccattcaaatttgacgatattcaaaagtatacggatttttaaggatttcattaaatgatgGATTCTTGAggttttatagtgctttttatatatatcaaaactcaaaaacaatctagccacttcccaagagattttgatggattctttctcactcaaaaaaaaaaaaaaaaaatgtagcagCAGCCGTCAATAGATGACACTCACCCATCCTATtttcccactatcctcctctgccttagctctcatctaataatttttgttatttttatcactatagctctagTAGCCTTAATCCTCCTAGCTAATTAAGTtatggtattgttaagatgatacatacacacatgtttcttttgtaaattagatatgaaataaattatgtcattagttcattactttattttttgtgtaatatTTTGGCCAATTAATTTTCTCTTATTGTTCTTATATCATTAGACACAACATAAACAATGGTAGTTTGCCATACTTTTTtgtcattgatatagcattatagttggatccatacatccattgcttaattaaagaagaaaaaaaattaaccaaccaaaaacatcataacgACTTTgtaatctaaacaaatactagtaaattaATCCactagaatcaatcagagtaaatatggaatttaaacaatccgtggattaagtaaatctatggattataaaaactcaaacaaaatcttttaaaatctgaattgaatacaccccatTAGTTAGTTGAAAATACAAAGAGATTTGAGGTAGAAATTGGTTTACTAATGAAGTGTGATCATGTGGCAAACCCCTAATCCTTGCCTTACTATTAGATTGAAAATTGCCTCCACCTTCCCCACCTCTCTTTCAAGTCAAAGATCACCAATTTTAATTCATTAATCTATGCACTAAGCTGGATTTGACCGCTAATACCAATGGCTTTCACATGCCTAATATAGAATGATTAGACAATAAAGTTTTACTTGATCAGGTAATAGAGATCTACTACATCACATAACAAAAATGTCAAAATCATTAAGAATCAAACTCTAGCAgctaattgaaatttttttatttatttttttttttttaaaccttaACCCAGCCCACCCTTACATATATCGGTGAGAATTGAATCCATAACCTTTACATTAACTTACtaacaggtcacagctcaccTAATTGAAATCTATTACATCATACAAAAAAATGTAAAAACTATCAAGAATCAAACTCtaaatattaataaactttTATCATGTGATTGGATAATTTAGtaaactctaaaattttgaacagcTAATACAAATCAACAATTAGCCGTCACAACCAAACCGCACAATCCTTTGATGATTTTGAGAGAGCTCCATTAGGAGTAATCTatgtcttttttttatttttacaccAACAATATTAATGGCAAGAATTGTAAGATTAGATGTCTAAATGTCGAACTTTTCTCAAATAATTAAACATTACAACTGTCCTTCCCACTaaaaaattcctaatttctaaACATAAAGTGGGTTTACTTAACGTTGGGGTTTCCTAACAAAAGTAGCATAATTAGTACTAATTTGCAATTAGGCATGATATTTAGGGGGTAAATGTCGGTGTGTCGGCGGGAGTATTGAGTATGACAGGGAGAAAGTGTGTCGTAGGCTCCGAAATTTGGACCGCAAATATTAACGGCGTGTCGTAATTTCTCGTGAGGGAGTGCGCATGTTTCCGCGAATCATTGGGTCACAGTTGGCACCCGAAACTTTTGGGCAACAACTGGACAGCAAACTTCTGTTGGCCCAAATCTCATGCAGGGCCCCCCACTATAACTATACTTATTTCTCACCACGAGATTTTGAACGCACAATCATACATTTCTGGTAACTTTTCGTGGTAATTATGATTTTGAACACAAAAACATCAGTGCTATAGTTATTTCTAAAAAAGAATTTGAAACTGTGTCATCACCATGAACTCAACATAAAATTAACCCAAGATGTTTGGTCTAGCGGAAATCTTACTAAGTTTGTAAGTTGAGCGAATGTGAGCTGGATACTCAAAGAGGTCTAGCGTTTGATCATCCGCTTGTGAAAAACACCTCTTAGAGAGAGCTAAATCAGGTCCCGACTCGGAGTTGTAACACACTTTGccaccatttttttttgtaCGAAAGAATGAACTCAACATAAAATTGTAATAGTCATTGATGTGTTGTCTTTCTACATGATTGTTATGAAGAAAACTAAATTTCGTCATGACTATTGTTTGTTTATAGTAAAGTTAAAAATTTAGTTTATATTTGAAAAGTGTATTTCTCATTCATCCTAATTAAAGTTTTGACGGTTACTATTTTCTTGCATCTCGGATTTCATAGTGCCTTTTGCTTTGAAGTAAACCCTAAAAGCTTGcacccaaaaacaaaactaaaatccaTGAAAAGCTGAAGAAGTTAaacttctctttttttctttttgactagGTGAATCATAATCTTATTATCAACCCTTCTAGATCTTTTACTATTCACCAAGAAATATTCTCccaccttttcttttccttggagtTAAATGCAGGGGAGTCAGGGAGTGAGTAACTTGTCATTTTCCAACTTCCTACCTCGGACACAACGGTAAATATTTAAGAGCCCTTGTACTTCCACCTCCATAAAGTTACAAAAGAGGAGAAATAAACACAGTCAAAACCTAATTAGCACCCTCCAAATTATcatgagaagaagaggaaaagatgGTAATGATGGGGTAGAGTGAAAGGTTTAGGGTCtctcattttattaaaaaaCTGATTAGATGCAAATGATTCAGAAAGCCCACCTTCCTATTCTCATGCCAAtaaatccttttatttattcataGAAGCCTCCCCATTTCCAAACCATCAGGCACCAGCTGGTACCATCCCCCACTGCATTTTCTTGCTTTTGTTTGTATCTCACCAAAGTTACCACCTTTGCTTTATATAGTCCCAAACCATTTCAGCCTTTATTGCATTAGCAAACTCTTCAAGAACCCATTTTCTCTCTGAGTTCCTCTGCTTGAGGTCAGTGTCCTTTGGTCTCAGGCTGCAGCTTTTTCAGGTTTTCTGGTACATTTTTGACTACTACTACTCTGTTCTTGATTGGTATTGTGGTTTATTGGTGTTGTTGTGTGGTATGGTTGGTAGGATTTTGAAATGTGCTGATCTAGATCTGATTTGTTGATGTGCATTGTGTGACTGTGGactctttttcttgttctttacaGATTTCTTGACTTGGGTTTACTGTAACTGCTCATTGAAATGCAATTTGATCTGGCAGGGTTCAAAGACTGGGAACTGGGTCATGTTTTAAGTAGTTATCCAGCCTGAATGTGTTGCTCATTGCTTGTCATGAACTGTTGCATCTGTTCTTTTACTGTATATTAGATCTTTTATTGAAACTGTT encodes the following:
- the LOC133725917 gene encoding rho GDP-dissociation inhibitor 1, whose protein sequence is MGGGQKSDKEKVEEEDTDNEAGEGLPRQMSETSVSAAEDDDDEENSNKIQLGPQCTLKEQIEKDKDDESLRRWKEQLLGAVDFESVGETLDPEVKIISLSILTPDRPDIVLDVPDNGKPKGLWFTLKEGSPHNLKFSFRVSNNIVSGLKYTNTVWKTGVKVDSTKEMIGTFSPQPEPYTHVMPEVVTPSGMFARGSYSARSKFLDDDNKCYLEINYTFDIRKEWAAC